GCGTCGAACGACTCGCCGCCCGGCGGCGCCGCGTCCGGCGAGGCCAGCCAGGCGTTCAGCTCCTCCGGGTGACGCTCGCGCACCTCGCCGAACGTCAGCCCTTCCCATGCCCCGAAGTCCGTCTCGCGCAGCCCGTCTTCGAGGTGTACGTCGAGTCCGAGGCGGGCGGCGACGGTGTGCGCGGTCTCCTGGCAGCGCTTGAGCGGTGAGGAGACGATCGCCTGGACCGTGCCGCGCGCGGCGAGCGCGGCGGCGACGCGTTCCGCCTGCTCACGGCCCACGTCGGAGAGGGAAGGGTCGGATCCGCCGCTCCCGGAGAACCGCTTCTCGGGGGTCAGCGCGGTCTCACCGTGCCGCAGCAGCACGAAGGTCGCGGGCGTGCCCAGATCGGCGGGGGCGGCCCAGCCGGCCCGCGGGGCCCGCGTGGCCTGCGTGGCCTGCGTAGCCCGCGTGGCCCGCGTGGCCTGCGTCGCGTTGTGAGCCGCGCGCGTGTCTGCGTCCTCCGCCACCCCGCCATGCGAAGAGGCCGCAGAAGAGACCTGGGGAGAGGCCGCAGAAGAGGTGGCGGACGAGACCTCGGGAGAGACCTCGGGAGAGACCTCGGGAGAGACCTCGGGTGAGACCTCGGCAAGGGCAGCACCGCCACCCCGCCCCGCGCCCGCCAGCGCCGCCCGTGCCCGGGCCGCGCCCGCCGCCGCGTCGCCCGGCGGACCGGCCGGAGCCTCGGCGGCCGACCGTGCGGCCCGCGCGTCGAACTCCGCCGTGGACGCCGACGGCGACCACTGCTCCCCCCGCTTGCCCGCGTCCATCGCCTCGTTCGCGAGCCGGTCGGCGTGCTTGTTCTTTTCGCGGGGGATCCACTCGTACGTCACCTGGGACGAGGGGAAGACCCGCGCCGCCTCCGCCGCCAGCGGCTTCATGTCCGGGTGCTTGATCTTCCAGCGGCCCGACATCTGCTCGACGACGAGCTTGGAGTCCATGCGCACGTGCACCGAGGCTTCGGGGTCCAGCTGATGGGCCGCCTTGAGGCCGGCCACCAGGCCCTTGTACTCGGCGACGTTGTTCGTCGCGACGCCGATGTACTCCGCGGCCTCCATCAGAGTCTCCCCCGTGGCCGCGTCGATGACGACCGAGCCGTAGCCCGCGGGCCCCGGGTTGCCCCGGGAGCCGCCGTCGGCCTCGACGATGAACTCGCGCATATCCAGGGAATCCTTACGCCCTTACAGGCCGGACTCGGACGTACGGACCAGGATGCGGCGGCAGTTCTCGCACCGCAGCACCGTGTCCGGGGACGCCGCCTTCACTTCGTTGACCTCGGTGATGTTGAGCTCCAGGCGGCAGCCCTCGCAGCGCCGCTGGTAGAGCTTGGCGGCGCCGACGCCGCCCTCCTTCTCGCGGAGCTTGTCGTACAGCTTGAGCAGGTCGGCCGGGACCGAACCCGCCACGACCTCGCGCTCCTTGCCGACCGTCGCGGTCTCGCCGTCGAGCTCCTCGAACGCGGCGTCGCGGCGCGCCGTCGCGTCGTCGATCTTCGACTGGACCGAGGAGACCCGGCCGGTGAGCTCGGTGACCCGCTCCTGCGCGGACTCGCGCCGCTCCATGACCTCGAGGACGACGTCCTCCAGGTCGCCCTGGCGCTTGGCCAGCGAGGTGATCTCCTTCTGGAGGTTCTCCAGGTCCTTCGGCGACGTGACGGCGCCGGAGTCCAGGCGCTGCTGGTCGCGGACCGCGCGCTGGCGCACCTGGTCGACGTCCTGCTCCGCCTTGGTCTGCTCGCGGGCGCAGTCGCTCTCCTCGGTCGTCGCGGCGACGAGCAGGTCGCGCAGCTGCGTGAGGTCCTTGTTCAGCGACTCGATCTCGGCGTGCTCGGGCAGCGACTTCTTCTTGTGCGCGAGCTGCTGCAGGCGTACGTCCAGGGCCTGGACGTCGAGCAGTCGGATCTGGTCGGCGGGCGCGGCGTTCAGTTGGGGGCTCCAGTTGAGTCGTGAGGTGCGGCCGCGTGGGCGGTCCAGGGGTCGGTGACCGTCTTCGAGACGTGGACGCGCAGTCCCCATCCGTGACGGTCGGAGATTTCGTCGAGCTGCGCGGCGGCCAGTTCGCACCACGGCCACTCGGTGGCCCAGTGCGCGGCGTCGAGCAGCGCGAGCGGGCTCTGCGCGCGGGCCTCCGACACCGGGTGGTGGCGCAGGTCCGCGGTGAGGAAGGCGTCCACGCCCGCGGCGCGTACGTCGTCGAAGAGGCTGTCGCCGGAGCCGCCGCTGACGGCGACGGTGCGGATCAGTCCGTCGGGGTCGCCCGCGACACGGATGCCCTGCGCGGTGGCGGGCAGCCGCTTCGCGGCGCGGTCGGCCAGCTCGGCGAGGGTCACGGGGTGGTCGAGCTCGCAGATCCTGCCGAGGCCGCGGCGGCCCCGCGGGTCTGCGGGGTCCGGCACGAGCGGACGGACGACACGGAGGTCGAGCGCGCCCGCGAGGGCGTCGGAGACGCCGGGGTCGGCGCGGTCGGCGTTGGTGTGCGCGACGTGCAGCGCGACGTCGTGCTTGATCAGGTCGTGGACGACCCGGCCCTTGAAGGTGGACGCCGCGACCGTCGTCGTACCCCGCAGGTAGAGGGGGTGGTGGGTGACCAGGAGCTGGGCTCCGAGCGCGACGGCCTCGTCGGCGATCTCCTGGACGGGGTCGACGGCGAAGAGGACCCGGGAGACCTGCGCTTCGGGATCGCCGCAGACCGTGCCGACCGCATCCCAGCTCTCGGCCAGATCGGCGGGCCACAGGACGTCGAGCGCGGCGATGACTTCAGACAGACGGGGCACGGAGAAAGGCTACCTTCCCGCTGCGCTCGGCATGTCGTGCGTCACGTACCGCTACGGGGGCGCTACGGAGGGCCCCCGCGTGGGGCGGGCGGAGGCACTGCGCGAGCCCCTGACGGGGCGCCCTGACGGGGCCCCGCCCCGTCTCACAGCACACCCGCCCCTGCCCTCTCAGGCGAATCAGGACATCGCCACCCTTCTGTGTGAAGCGGACGCCCGTCGGTGCCTCGCCAGTGCGGACGAAAACTAGCTTCGGGGCCGGAGGTGACACTCACGATGACAGCGCCACCAGCACCGACGGCTCCCCCGGCGCCGCCGAAGCCGCCGCCACCGGTCCGGGCCCGCATCCGGGTCCCCGCACCCGCCCGCACCGCGGGCTGCACCATCTCGGCGGACGGGGCGTACGCGGCACGCCTCGCCCGCGCCGCCGGATCGCCGGACGCCTGGTATCCCGAACGCTGGACCCTCGGCTCCGCCGAGCCGTACGCGGTACCGCTGCCCGGCAACCAGCCCGAGGAGCCGTCCACGGAAGTGCTCCCGATGACCGATGGCCGCGTCCTCATCCACCGCGTGGTGGGCGAGCGGCACGTCTTCACCCTGCTGTACCCGACGGGCCCCGGCACGGGCGAGGTACCGCTGGGGGCCGTGGAGTGCGGGGAGTTGACCCTGCTGCCGCCCGCGCCCGGCGGCACCCGCGCCTACGCCGTCGCACCCGGCACCCGCTCCTCGGACATCTGGCTCGTGGCGGGCGGCGCCTTCGGCCCCGAACACCTCGCCGCGGTGCCGGGGCGCTGCTCGGGCGGGGTCTGGCTGGACGGCACCGACCGCATGCTGGCCCTCGACCGCGAACTGGACGGCCGCACCAAGACGGTCGCGGTGGACCTGGAGCGCGGCGGCGAGGTCTCCCCGCTGCTGCAGATCTCCGAGGACAGCGACGACCGGCTGCTGCTCGCCGACGCCGACAGCGGCCTGCTCCTGATCCGCTCCGACGCGCCGGGCGACGACCGTCTGGGCTGGGGCGTCCTCGGCGGTACGCGGCCGGTGCGTTTCCCGGAGAGCCTGCGCCTTCCCGGCCTCACCGTGACGCCGTTCGCGATCCAGCCGGGGCAGGTCCTGACGCCGGAGGCGTGCGGGGTGGCGCTGCGGATCGACGGCCCCGCGGTCCCCGGCGGGGCGGGCAGCTGGCTCGGACTGTGGCGGCCCGCCGCCCGACAGGTGCTGCAACTCGCCGCGCCCGCGGGGTGGTTGACCGGCTCGGGGTGGTGGACGCGGGACGGCGACCTCTGTCTGCCGTACGCGACGGGGGCCGCGCCGTACGGGGTGGCGAGGGTGCCGGGACCGACCGCGCCCCCGGCGACTCCCCCGGCCACACCTCCAGCCCCACCTTCAGCCACACCTTCGGGCGCGCCTCCAGCCCCACCTTCAGCCACACCTTCGGGCGCGCCTCCAGCCCCACCTTCAGCCACACCTTCGGGCGCGCCTCCAGCCCCACCTTCAGCCACACCTTCGGGCGCGCCTTCAGCCACACCTTCGGCCACACCTTCGGCCGCGCCCCCGACCGGATCCCCGGCCGACTCCCCGACCGCATCCCCGGCCGCACCTTCGGGCGTGCCTTCGACCGGCCCCCCGGCCGACTCCCCGGCCGCACCTTCAAGCGCACCCCCGACCGGCCCCCCGGCCACATCCCCGGCCGCACCTTCGGACGTGCCCTCGACCGGCTCCCCGGCCACACCCCCGACCGCACCTTCGGGCATGCCCTCGACCGGCTCCCCGGCCACACCTTCAAGCGCACCCCCGACCGGACCCCCGACCGACTCCCCGCCTACCGAAGCGCCGCAGGACGACGTCCTGCCCGCCCCTCCGCCACCTTCACCGGATCCCCCGAAACCCTCCGCGACACGCCCGGTTCCCTTGCAGCAGGCACCCCTCGGCGGGCGGGCGGCGGGCGGTTAGACTCGCCCGGCTGTACGAACGATCTTCATTACGGGGTGAATGGCTTGACTACGACCGAGACCGTCACGGAGACACGGCAGAACACCGCACCGATGATGTCGGCGACCGCGCCCACCGGCGCGGGCAGGCACCGGGGCCCGGTGTCCGAGCACGACGAGCAGGCGGCGCCGCGTGGGCGGCACCGCAGGCAGGACGAGCAGTCCTGACCCGGACCGCCCGCCACATTGCAGAAACGTCTCGCCCCCGCGCCGCCACGAGCAGCGCGGGGGCGAGACGCATGAGGAGCAGGGGTACGCATACTTCCCCCCTCGGTCCGAGAGGGCGCGGGATGAGGTTCAAGGAGGGGCTTCGACTGGAGGCCGTGCGACGAGCCCCGGCGGCTCGGGGCTGAACAACCCTTGCGGCAAGGCGGCAAAGGGCAGCGCCTCCGGCCGCAGCGGCCGTGGATCAGGCCGGGTAGGTACCCTCGGCTCCGTGCCCCGTCATCCGAGGAAGCCCCGACGGCTGATCGCCGACGGGTGCGCGTACCTGTGGACGCTCCGTCACAGCCACAGCCACAGCCACAGCGTGGCGGACAGCGGCCGGTCATGCTGCGAGACCCTCACGCTGTACCCGCAGCCCCCCGGCACCGGCGGCCCCCTGCGCATCGTCTTCACCGAAGGCCCGGACCGGTACGTCCCGGGCGGGGCTCCCCTGGGCTCCGGCGACGTGGGGTACATCCGGGGCGCCTCCCTGAACCTGCACGAACCCGGCGCCGTCCGAGCCCTGCTCGACGCGGCGTCGACCCGCGGATGGCCCCCGGAGGGACGGCGGGCGCTGGAGATCGACGGCTGGTCCCTGCTGGCTGCGGCAGCCGCCGCGCGGGCCGGAGCGACCGGCCCCGCACCGCCCGTCTGCGGCGACTGAGGTCATGTGACCCAGCTGTCGGCGAAGAACTCCACGTCGAAGGCGACCCCGGTGAAACCGGGAGCGAACGGCCGAGCCGTCCGCCGCTCAGAATCCGTCCTACGGTCCGGCTGAGGGTTCGAGCCGGGTCACCCCCGCTTGAGGCCCAGCACCTCCGCCGCCGCGAACGTCTCGTTCGGCGGGCGGTCCGCGTAGTACGGGGAGAGTGCCTCGTCCAGCTCGTCGAAGGTGAACGCCTCCTTCGCCGAGTCGAACTTCGCCGCCACCTTCGGCCGCTCGACGACCGCGACCATGCCGCCGTGGACCACGAGCAGCTGCCCGTTGACCCGCCCCGCCGCGGGCGAGGCCAGATACCCGACGAGCGGCGAGACGTGCTCGGGCGCCAAGGGGTCGAGCCGCCCCTCCGAAGGCTCCGCGAAGCCCGCGAAGACGTCCTCCGTCATCCGCGTACGGGCCCGGGGACAGATCGCGTTCGCCGTCACCCCGTACTTGGCGAGTGCCAGCGCCGTCGACGTCGTCAGGCCGACGATGCCGCCCTTCGCCGCCGCGTAGTTCGGCTGGCCCGCCGACCCGGCGAGGAAGGCCTCGGACGAGGTGTTGACGATCCGGCCGTACACCGGGCCGCCCGCCGCCTTGGAGCTCTCCCGCCAGTGGGCCGCCGCGAAGTGGGTGGTGTTGAAGTGGCCCTTGAGGTGGACGTGGATGACCGAGTCCCACTCGGACTCGGTCATCGAGAAGATCATCCGGTCCCGCAGGATGCCCGCGTTGTTGACGAGAATGTCGAGTTTCCCGTACGTGTCGATCGCCAGCCGCACCAGCTCGCGGGCCTGTTCGTGGTCCGCTACGTCACCGGTGTGGGCGACGGCCCGGCCGCCCGTCGCCCTGATCTCGGCGGCGACCTCCTCGGCGGGCGCCGCCGACGCCTCGCCCGATCCGTCGCGGCCCGGCTGCCCGAAGTCGTTGACGACGACGGCCGCGCCGAGCCCGGCCAGTTCCAGCGCCTCGGCGCGGCCGAGCCCGCGGCCCGCGCCGGTGACGATCGCGGACAGGCCCTCAAGTGGCAGTGACATCGAAGTCCTTTCGGAACGGAGCCGGAACGAAGCCGGAACGGAGCTGGACGGCGGGTCAGCGGCGCCGCAGGTCAGATCTCGATGCAGGTGCGCAGGGATACGCCCGTCCGCATCTGGTCCAGCGCCTCATTGACCTCGGCGAGCTGCACCCGGTGCGTGATGAGGCCCTCCAGGTCGATGCGGCCGGCCCGCCAGAGGGCGATGGCCCGCTCGTACGAGGTGAGGACGTCGCCCCCGCCGTACATGGACGGCAGGATGCGCTTCTCGTCGAAGAAGAGCTCGAACATGTTGAACTGCAGCTGGTCGTCCATGGCTCCGGCGCCGACGACGCACATCGTGCCGCCGCGGCGCGTCGTCTCGTACGCCGTGCGGGCCGTGGCCGACTTGCCGACGACCTCGAAGACGTAGTCGAAGCCCTCACCCGCGGTGACCCGCTGCTTGGCGTCGGCAAGCTCGTCGGGCGACACCGCTTCCGTGGCGCCGAACTTGAGCGCCGATTCCCTGCGCGACGCGACCGGGTCGACCGCGACGATCTGCGCCGCGCCCTTGAGGCGGGCTCCTTGGATGGCCGATATGCCGACGCCGCCGCAGCCGATGACGGCGACCGACGAACCGGCCGCCACGTCCGCCGTGTTGATGGCGGCGCCGAGCCCCGTCGTCACGCCGCAGCCGATGAGCGCCGCGATGTCGAAGGGCACGTCGTCGGGGATCGGCACGGCGCATCCGGCGTCGACGACGACCTCTTCGGCGAAGGTGCCGGTGCCCGCGAAGCCGAAGACGTCACCGCCGGGGCGCTTGAAGTTGGGGGTGCCGGCGTTCATGAACCCGGCGAGACAGAGCTGGGTCTGCCCGCGCTTGCAGGCGGGGCAGATGCCGCAAGCGGGGAGCCAGCAGAGGAGCACCCGGTCGCCCTCGGAGAGTCCGGTCACGCCGTCGCCGACGTCGATGATCTCGCCGGCGCCCTCGTGTCCCGGGATGAAGGGGGCGGGCTGCGGGAGCACGCCGTTCATCGCCGACAGGTCGGAGTGGCACAGTCCGGTGGCCCGGACCCGGATCTTCACCTTGCCGGGACCGAACCCCGCGGTCTCGATGTCGTCGAGGACTTCGAGCTTCTCCTGGCCTGTCTCGTGCAGTACGGCTGCGCGCATGGTGCGGCTCCTCTCGTACGGAGTGCGGAGTGCGGAGATGTGGAGATCGGAGGTGTGGAGATCGGGGCGGGGGCGGGCCGGTCGGGGCCCGGGGTGGCTCAGGCGTGTTCGACGACCGTGTCGGCGAGGACCGGTGCGTCGTCCCGCTCGGCCGCCGTGACCGTGGCCTGCACGCGGCCCTCCCCGCGCCACATGCGGATCCGCAGCGTCTCGCCGGGGAAGACGACGCCGGTGAACCGGGTGCTGTAGCCGCGCACCCGTGACACGTCGCCGTCGAGCTGGGTGTCGACGACGGCCTTGAGTGTCATTCCGTAGGTGCACAGGCCGTGCAGGATCGGCTTGTCGAATCCGGCGAGCGCGGCGAACTCGGGGTCGGCGTGCAGCGGGTTCCAGTCGCCGGAGAGGCGGTAGAGGAGGGCCTGGTCCTCGCGTACGGGACGTTCGACCTCCAGGTCGGGGTCGCCCTCGGGTGCGGGGAGGCGGGTGGAGGGGCCGCGGTCGCCGCCGAACCCGCCCTCGCCGCGCACGAAGATCTGGGCGTCGCTCGTCCACAACGGCCCGTCGTCGTCGGCCACTTCGGAGCGCAGGACGAGGATCGCGGCCTTCCCCTTGTCGTACACCGCGGCGACCCTGGACGTCGTCACCGCCTTGCCCTCGACCGGGATCGGGCGGTGCAGCGTGATGCTCTGGCCGCCGTGCAGGACGGCGGCGAGGTCCACCTCGACGCCGGGCGCGGAGAGGCCGCCGACGACGCCCATGCCCGCGCCCGCGACGGTGGCGAAGCTGGGCAGGACGTGCAGCCGTGACTCGAGGGTGTAGCGCAGTTCGGCCGGGTCCGTGGCGGGCAGTCCGGCGCCGAGGCCCAGGTGGTAGAGCTGGATGTCCTTGTGGTCCCAGGCGATCTCGGCGGACCGGGGCTCGGCGGCCACGGCCTTCTCGGCGTCGATGGGCATCGGGTGGCAGCTCCTTGGGCCGACGGGAGAAGACCTCGGTGCGACCGTCCGCACCGTCGGCCGCACCGAGGTCGCAACAGGGCCGGAGGCCGGTGACGCGAACCGTCCCGCGGAACCGGCCGGTTCTAGA
The sequence above is a segment of the Streptomyces sp. Je 1-369 genome. Coding sequences within it:
- a CDS encoding bifunctional RNase H/acid phosphatase codes for the protein MREFIVEADGGSRGNPGPAGYGSVVIDAATGETLMEAAEYIGVATNNVAEYKGLVAGLKAAHQLDPEASVHVRMDSKLVVEQMSGRWKIKHPDMKPLAAEAARVFPSSQVTYEWIPREKNKHADRLANEAMDAGKRGEQWSPSASTAEFDARAARSAAEAPAGPPGDAAAGAARARAALAGAGRGGGAALAEVSPEVSPEVSPEVSPEVSSATSSAASPQVSSAASSHGGVAEDADTRAAHNATQATRATRATQATQATRAPRAGWAAPADLGTPATFVLLRHGETALTPEKRFSGSGGSDPSLSDVGREQAERVAAALAARGTVQAIVSSPLKRCQETAHTVAARLGLDVHLEDGLRETDFGAWEGLTFGEVRERHPEELNAWLASPDAAPPGGESFDAVTRRVAAARDHLTSAYAGRTVLLVTHVTPIKTLARLALGAPPEALFRMELSAASVSAVAYYADGNASLRLLNDTSHLR
- a CDS encoding zinc ribbon domain-containing protein, translating into MNAAPADQIRLLDVQALDVRLQQLAHKKKSLPEHAEIESLNKDLTQLRDLLVAATTEESDCAREQTKAEQDVDQVRQRAVRDQQRLDSGAVTSPKDLENLQKEITSLAKRQGDLEDVVLEVMERRESAQERVTELTGRVSSVQSKIDDATARRDAAFEELDGETATVGKEREVVAGSVPADLLKLYDKLREKEGGVGAAKLYQRRCEGCRLELNITEVNEVKAASPDTVLRCENCRRILVRTSESGL
- a CDS encoding Nif3-like dinuclear metal center hexameric protein; the protein is MPRLSEVIAALDVLWPADLAESWDAVGTVCGDPEAQVSRVLFAVDPVQEIADEAVALGAQLLVTHHPLYLRGTTTVAASTFKGRVVHDLIKHDVALHVAHTNADRADPGVSDALAGALDLRVVRPLVPDPADPRGRRGLGRICELDHPVTLAELADRAAKRLPATAQGIRVAGDPDGLIRTVAVSGGSGDSLFDDVRAAGVDAFLTADLRHHPVSEARAQSPLALLDAAHWATEWPWCELAAAQLDEISDRHGWGLRVHVSKTVTDPWTAHAAAPHDSTGAPN
- a CDS encoding 3-oxoacyl-ACP reductase, whose product is MSLPLEGLSAIVTGAGRGLGRAEALELAGLGAAVVVNDFGQPGRDGSGEASAAPAEEVAAEIRATGGRAVAHTGDVADHEQARELVRLAIDTYGKLDILVNNAGILRDRMIFSMTESEWDSVIHVHLKGHFNTTHFAAAHWRESSKAAGGPVYGRIVNTSSEAFLAGSAGQPNYAAAKGGIVGLTTSTALALAKYGVTANAICPRARTRMTEDVFAGFAEPSEGRLDPLAPEHVSPLVGYLASPAAGRVNGQLLVVHGGMVAVVERPKVAAKFDSAKEAFTFDELDEALSPYYADRPPNETFAAAEVLGLKRG
- a CDS encoding Zn-dependent alcohol dehydrogenase, giving the protein MRAAVLHETGQEKLEVLDDIETAGFGPGKVKIRVRATGLCHSDLSAMNGVLPQPAPFIPGHEGAGEIIDVGDGVTGLSEGDRVLLCWLPACGICPACKRGQTQLCLAGFMNAGTPNFKRPGGDVFGFAGTGTFAEEVVVDAGCAVPIPDDVPFDIAALIGCGVTTGLGAAINTADVAAGSSVAVIGCGGVGISAIQGARLKGAAQIVAVDPVASRRESALKFGATEAVSPDELADAKQRVTAGEGFDYVFEVVGKSATARTAYETTRRGGTMCVVGAGAMDDQLQFNMFELFFDEKRILPSMYGGGDVLTSYERAIALWRAGRIDLEGLITHRVQLAEVNEALDQMRTGVSLRTCIEI
- a CDS encoding MaoC/PaaZ C-terminal domain-containing protein, which codes for MPIDAEKAVAAEPRSAEIAWDHKDIQLYHLGLGAGLPATDPAELRYTLESRLHVLPSFATVAGAGMGVVGGLSAPGVEVDLAAVLHGGQSITLHRPIPVEGKAVTTSRVAAVYDKGKAAILVLRSEVADDDGPLWTSDAQIFVRGEGGFGGDRGPSTRLPAPEGDPDLEVERPVREDQALLYRLSGDWNPLHADPEFAALAGFDKPILHGLCTYGMTLKAVVDTQLDGDVSRVRGYSTRFTGVVFPGETLRIRMWRGEGRVQATVTAAERDDAPVLADTVVEHA